A DNA window from Primulina tabacum isolate GXHZ01 chromosome 12, ASM2559414v2, whole genome shotgun sequence contains the following coding sequences:
- the LOC142520883 gene encoding OVARIAN TUMOR DOMAIN-containing deubiquitinating enzyme 11-like isoform X2 — protein sequence MMASLAKGFLILARSRLTSLWYWQHIPRVIGGIPDANDATLDHERLSKRLVAYSLAELQIEGDGNCQFRAIADQLLKNPEYHKYVRKEVVKQLKLHRNLYESYVPMKYRRYVQKMKRSTEWGDHVTLQAAADRFEVRICLVTSFRDTCFIEILPKEKNPLRDLWLSFWSEVHYNSLYQAGEVPPRVHRKKHWLF from the exons ATGATGGCAAGCTTGGCAAAAGGCTTTCTCATCTTGGCTCGATCCCG ACTTACAAGTTTATGGTATTGGCAGCACATTCCTCGGGTCATTGGGGGTATTCCTGATGCAAATGATGCAACTTTAGATCACGAGAGGCTATCAAAGAG GCTGGTGGCATATAGCCTAGCTGAACTTCAAATTGAAGGAGATGGAAACTGCCAG TTTCGAGCTATAGCTGATCAACTACTTAAGAACCCAGAGTACCACAAATATGTGAGAAAGGAAGTTGTCAAACAG CTAAAACTCCACAGAAATTTATATGAAAGTTATGTACCCATGAAGTACAGAAGATATGTGCAAAAGATGAAAAG ATCGACTGAATGGGGAGACCACGTTACTCTTCAAGCTGCTGCAGATCGA TTTGAAGTAAGAATCTGTTTGGTCACCTCTTTCCGGGACACCTGCTTCATCGAAATCCTTCCAAAGGAAAAAAATCCATTGAGAG ACTTGTGGCTGAGCTTTTGGAGTGAAGTTCACTATAATTCATTGTATCAAGCTGGAG AAGTTCCTCCAAGAGTACACAGAAAGAAGCATTGGCTTTTTTGA
- the LOC142520883 gene encoding OVARIAN TUMOR DOMAIN-containing deubiquitinating enzyme 11-like isoform X1 yields MSGFYGNASASSGSSWNSSSNDTEDDHAIATILDEEERMKHDGKLGKRLSHLGSIPHIPRVIGGIPDANDATLDHERLSKRLVAYSLAELQIEGDGNCQFRAIADQLLKNPEYHKYVRKEVVKQLKLHRNLYESYVPMKYRRYVQKMKRSTEWGDHVTLQAAADRFEVRICLVTSFRDTCFIEILPKEKNPLRDLWLSFWSEVHYNSLYQAGEVPPRVHRKKHWLF; encoded by the exons ATGAGTGGGTTCTATGGAAACGCAAGTGCTAGCTCAGGTTCTAGTTGGAATAGCAGCTCAAATGATACTGAGGATGATCATGCCATTGCTACCATCTTAGATGAAGAAGAAAGAATGAAACATGATGGCAAGCTTGGCAAAAGGCTTTCTCATCTTGGCTCGATCCCG CACATTCCTCGGGTCATTGGGGGTATTCCTGATGCAAATGATGCAACTTTAGATCACGAGAGGCTATCAAAGAG GCTGGTGGCATATAGCCTAGCTGAACTTCAAATTGAAGGAGATGGAAACTGCCAG TTTCGAGCTATAGCTGATCAACTACTTAAGAACCCAGAGTACCACAAATATGTGAGAAAGGAAGTTGTCAAACAG CTAAAACTCCACAGAAATTTATATGAAAGTTATGTACCCATGAAGTACAGAAGATATGTGCAAAAGATGAAAAG ATCGACTGAATGGGGAGACCACGTTACTCTTCAAGCTGCTGCAGATCGA TTTGAAGTAAGAATCTGTTTGGTCACCTCTTTCCGGGACACCTGCTTCATCGAAATCCTTCCAAAGGAAAAAAATCCATTGAGAG ACTTGTGGCTGAGCTTTTGGAGTGAAGTTCACTATAATTCATTGTATCAAGCTGGAG AAGTTCCTCCAAGAGTACACAGAAAGAAGCATTGGCTTTTTTGA